In Eubalaena glacialis isolate mEubGla1 chromosome 4, mEubGla1.1.hap2.+ XY, whole genome shotgun sequence, one DNA window encodes the following:
- the SRA1 gene encoding steroid receptor RNA activator 1, with the protein MAGLYVKPGNKERGWNDPPQFSYGLQTQAGGPKRTPLTKRVAAPQDGSPRVPTSETSPGAPPMGPPPLSSKASRPPFVGSCPPSSMEPTNFPVVESEILLEDVLRPLERALEDCRGHTKKQVCDDISRRLALLQEQWAGGKLSMPVKKRMALLVQELSSHQWDAADDIHRSLMVDHVTEVSQWMVGVKRLIAEKRSLSSEEEANEEKSVATAEQNQTVPGIQHDP; encoded by the exons ATGGCGGGGCTGTACGTGAAACCGG GCAACAAGGAGCGCGGCTGGAACGATCCGCCGCAATTCTCATACGGGCTGCAGACCCAGGCTGGCGGACCCAAGCGCACGCCGCTCACCAAGAGGGTCGCCGCTCCCCAGGATGGATCCCCCAGAG TCCCCACCTCAGAGACATCTCCTGGGGCCCCCCCAATGGGGCCTCCACCTCTGTCAAGTAAGGCTTCCAGACCCCCATTTGTGGGGAGTTGTCCTCCCTCCAGCATGGAGCCCACAAATTTCCCAGTCGTTGAGTCTGAGATTCTGCTGGAAGATGTACTGAGACCTTTGGAACGGGCATTGGAGGATTGCCGTGGCCACACAAAG AAGCAGGTATGTGACGACATCAGCCGACGCCTGGCTCTGCTGCAGGAACAGTGGGCTGGAGGGAAGCTGTCAATGCCTGTAAAGAAGAGGATGGCTCTGCTGGTGCAAG AGCTTTCAAGCCACCAGTGGGATGCAGCAGATGACATCCACCGCTCACTCATGGTTGACCATGTGACTGAGGTCAGTCAGTGGATGGTGGGAGTTAAAAGATTAATTGCGGAAAAGAGgagtctgtcttcagaggaggaGGCCAATGAAGAGAAATCTGTAGCCACAGCTGAGCAGAACCAGACCGTGCCAGGCATCCAACACGATCCTTAA